The Panicum virgatum strain AP13 chromosome 5K, P.virgatum_v5, whole genome shotgun sequence genome has a window encoding:
- the LOC120705707 gene encoding putative pentatricopeptide repeat-containing protein At5g06400, mitochondrial, translating to MARSAAARLLACSARPFLPGHHHHHARRPLLLLNSRSSSNLPRPSPPRDPGSSLFHEISDLVASAGNGAALQPEMNDEACRYDRGAVAVQCAEGARGIAPESATAASSSVLRSISNMGHQDGLPDDGSQPSDTAGSTVNHDTDNVSESVHRIMGVLRSQVPGSSMEKRLESLGVTYTPQLVNMVLKRCFKVRQLGFWFFHWVKRLPGFRHTTETYNTILYIAGEARSFAIMEELVGEMDRQMCTKDIKTRTIVLSSYGNAGHIGKMLSTFEAMRKSGSIEIDSKVYRKVLHALCNAQKPELALEFYKDMPRNMEVGTGTLRLLMCCLATSDNAAEAVCSIRDDMIKGMKHPEEYCYMEALRSFCIAGKVEEAWKVFQQMKRKSMASPSAFQNLLRGLCKAGKMAEALQIIEYMKGTLGINSTAFAFLIDGYLRKGEHTKALDLLRVMGEHGCVPLVSSYTQLMQHLFAIDQYEEACGLFEEMLKNGVEPDIVTLTALIGGHVRSGHISEAWDAFRNINKSGQKPTLKAYTVFIQELCKAARPLEAVELLKEMLESDFRPSQGTFCRVISALRDKFYLEEVSNVERIWASFNLRSSRDGPQFKPLDCIDTVDKSRRLHKSNPEDKELGLEFIDYSSDQNGKLSGFKLSDDTHKKEQEQDYTDGDVETICQILSSSDDWGSMQQALEMGSVHFSPNLVDAILKRCKRNSRAALQFFSWVGKQSYYMPTTKTYTTAMKLAGSAKDFKHMRYLYREMLRTGCSPTVDTWNVIVCQYGNAGLSEKALETFREMKRHGFLPDKTTYQHLIMYLTCSKGRKVDVAAVIFKEMCHAGHTPDNDTVFKYISALCECRKIAEASSSVVSLCERGFSVQVAYSIFLRSLCRADRMEEALSLFNCIEKHGCSRDQYMYGSLIHALLRRDQFEHAVAKLTEMKEAGIPQTTHMYTSFIVYYFQKRDVVKALDVLKEMEENGCEPTVVTQSALIRGYMGMGMVSEAWDVFQQMKLKGPAPDFGTYSMFISCLSKAGRSEGGLQLIHDMLECGFIPSTVNFMTVVHGLNMEGKHGLAESVLRSKWHLRRQRTISY from the coding sequence ATGGCgagaagcgccgccgcccggctgcTCGCCTGCTCCGCTCGTCCCTTCCTCCCTGGCCACCATCACCACCACGCGCgccgccctctcctcctccttaactcccgctcctcctccaacCTTCCCCGCCCATCGCCTCCCCGAGATCCCGGCTCCTCGCTCTTCCATGAAATCTCGGACCTGGTCGCCTCTGCTGGTAACGGCGCAGCATTACAGCCTGAAATGAATGACGAGGCGTGTCGTTATGATCGCGGAGCCGTTGCTGTGCAGTGCGCGGAAGGTGCTCGAGGAATTGCCCCAGAGAGTGCGACTGCGGCTTCCAGCTCTGTCTTGCGCAGCATATCCAACATGGGCCACCAAGATGGCCTTCCTGATGACGGGAGTCAACCTTCTGACACTGCCGGTAGTACAGTAAATCATGACACTGACAATGTCAGTGAGTCTGTGCACAGGATCATGGGAGTTCTCCGGTCCCAGGTACCCGGATCGTCCATGGAGAAGAGGCTGGAGAGCCTTGGGGTTACATATACACCGCAGCTTGTTAACATGGTGCTGAAGAGGTGCTTCAAGGTGAGGCAACTGGGGTTCTGGTTCTTCCACTGGGTGAAACGACTCCCGGGGTTCCGCCACACAACAGAGACATACAACACGATACTCTACATCGCGGGTGAGGCGAGGAGCTTTGCTATCATGGAGGAGCTGGTAGGCGAGATGGATAGACAGATGTGCACCAAAGACATCAAGACACGGACGATCGTATTATCCAGTTATGGGAATGCAGGGCATATTGGCAAGATGCTGTCAACCTTTGAAGCGATGAGGAAATCGGGATCCATCGAGATAGATAGTAAAGTCTATAGGAAGGTTCTTCATGCTTTGTGCAATGCTCAGAAGCCTGAGCTTGCTCTTGAGTTCTACAAGGATATGCCCAGGAACATGGAGGTGGGAACTGGCACTCTTCGACTTCTAATGTGTTGTCTTGCAACATCAGATAATGCTGCTGAAGCTGTCTGTTCTATCAGAGATGATATGATTAAGGGTATGAAGCATCCAGAGGAATACTGCTACATGGAAGCTCTACGGAGCTTTTGCATCGCAGGAAAGGTAGAGGAGGCATGGAAAGTCTTTCAGCAGATGAAGAGAAAGTCAATGGCTAGTCCATCTGCATTTCAGAACCTCCTGAGAGGGCTCTGCAAAGCAGGAAAAATGGCTGAAGCTCTGCAGATCATAGAATACATGAAAGGTACATTAGGTATAAACAGTACAGCATTTGCTTTCCTCATCGATGGCTACCTGAGAAAAGGAGAGCATACCAAGGCACTTGACTTGCTGCGGGTAATGGGAGAGCATGGATGTGTTCCATTGGTATCATCTTATACTCAGCTCATGCAACACCTATTTGCAATTGATCAGTACGAAGAAGCATGTGGACTGTTTGAAGAGATGCTGAAAAATGGTGTCGAACCAGATATTGTTACATTAACAGCATTGATTGGTGGGCATGTTCGTAGCGGACATATTTCTGAAGCATGGGATGCTTTCAGGAATATCAATAAGAGTGGTCAGAAACCCACATTGAAAGCCTACACTGTGTTCATCCAAGAGCTCTGTAAGGCTGCCAGACCCCTTGAAGCTGTAGAACTTCTGAAGGAAATGCTGGAATCTGATTTCAGACCTTCGCAGGGAACTTTCTGCCGGGTAATTTCTGCTTTACGTGACAAATTTTATTTGGAAGAGGTAAGTAATGTTGAGAGGATTTGGGCATCTTTTAATCTGCGAAGCTCTAGAGATGGTCCGCAATTCAAACCATTGGATTGCATTGACACTGTTGATAAGTCTCGGAGGCTACACAAGTCTAATCCAGAAGATAAAGAACTGGGATTGGAGTTCATTGACTATTCTTCGGATCAAAATGGCAAGCTCTCCGGTTTCAAGCTTTCTGATGACACACATAAGAAAGAACAAGAACAGGACTACACTGATGGAGACGTCGAAACAATATGTCAGATTCTGTCATCTTCCGATGATTGGGGCTCAATGCAACAGGCACTGGAGATGGGATCAGTCCATTTCAGTCCTAACCTTGTTGATGCCATTCTGAAGCGTTGCAAAAGGAATAGTCGTGCTGCTTTGCAATTTTTCTCATGGGTTGGGAAACAATCTTACTACATGCCAACAACAAAAACATACACTACAGCTATGAAACTTGCTGGCTCTGCAAAAGATTTCAAGCACATGCGGTATCTTTACAGAGAAATGTTAAGGACTGGATGCTCCCCAACTGTGGATACATGGAATGTCATCGTCTGTCAGTATGGCAATGCTGGTCTGTCTGAAAAGGCATTGGAGACATTCCGTGAAATGAAGCGACATGGGTTTCTGCCCGACAAGACTACTTACCAACACCTGATAATGTACCTTACCTGCAGTAAAGGACGGAAAGTTGATGTGGCAGCCGTCATCTTCAAAGAAATGTGCCATGCAGGCCATACACCTGATAATGATACAGTTTTCAAGTATATTTCAGCTCTATGTGAGTGCAGGAAAATAGCTGAAGCAAGCAGCTCAGTAGTATCCTTATGTGAACGAGGATTTTCTGTGCAGGTTGCCTATTCTATATTTCTTAGATCATTGTGCAGGGCTGATAGAATGGAGGAAGCTCTCAGTTTGTTCAATTGTATTGAGAAACATGGTTGTTCCAGGGATCAATATATGTATGGGAGTCTCATCCATGCATTGCTAAGGAGGGATCAATTTGAACATGCTGTTGCCAAGCTTACAGAAATGAAGGAAGCAGGGATACCTCAAACCACCCATATGTATACCTCATTCATCGTTTATTACTTTCAGAAGAGAGATGTTGTCAAGGCTTTGGATGTGCTTAAGGAAATGGAAGAAAATGGATGTGAGCCCACAGTTGTCACACAGTCTGCTCTTATCCGTGGCTACATGGGAATGGGTATGGTTTCAGAGGCTTGGGATGTTTTCCAACAAATGAAGCTGAAAGGACCTGCACCAGATTTTGGAACCTACTCTATGTTCATATCATGCCTCAGCAAGGCAGGCAGATCGGAGGGTGGGTTGCAGCTGATTCATGACATGTTGGAATGTGGTTTCATTCCCAGCACAGTAAACTTTATGACTGTTGTCCATGGTCTAAATATGGAGGGCAAGCATGGGCTAGCTGAGTCTGTGCTCCGGTCAAAATGGCACTTGAGGAGGCAAAGAACCATCTCATATTAG
- the LOC120705709 gene encoding heavy metal-associated isoprenylated plant protein 20-like, with protein sequence MGILNHLSHLCSFTETKEALKLRKKRPLNTVNIKVKMDCEGCERRVKSAVKSMRGVTSVAVNPKQGRCTVTGYVEPANVLARVKGTGKNAQMWPYTPYKLTSHPYVGGVYDKKAPAGFVRSAPQAMADPAAPEVRMMTMFSDDNANACAVM encoded by the exons ATGGGCATCCTGAACCACCTCTCCCACCTCTGCAGCTTCACGGAGACGAAGGAGGCCCTCAAGCTCCGGAAGAAGCGGCCGCTCAAC ACGGTGAACATCAAGGTGAAGATGGACTGCGAGGGGTGCGAGCGGCGGGTGAAGAGCGCCGTCAAGTCGATGCGCGGCGTGACCAGCGTGGCGGTGAACCCGAAGCAGGGGAGGTGCACGGTGACGGGGTACGTGGAGCCGGCCAACGTGCTGGCGCGGGTCAAGGGCACCGGCAAGAACGCCCAGATGTGGCCCTACACGCCCTACAAGCTCACCTCCCACCCCTACGTCGGCGGCGTCTACGACAAGAAGGCCCCCGCCGGCTTCGTCCGCAGCGCGCCGCAGGCCATGGCCGACCCCGCCGCGCCCGAGGTCAGGATGATGACCATGTTCAGCGACGACAACGCCAACGCCTGCGCCGTCATGTGA